One Coccinella septempunctata chromosome X, icCocSept1.1, whole genome shotgun sequence genomic window carries:
- the LOC123322222 gene encoding filamin-A isoform X3 — protein MPSGNIDKPIIEDNHDGTVTIKYEPREEGLHELAVKFNGEHVQGSPYKIHVDSVSSGYVTAYGPGLTHGVTGEPSNFTISTKGAGAGGLSMAVEGPSKAEINCKDNKDGTVSVSYLPTAPGEYKVSVRFGDKHIKGSPFVAKITGEGRKRNQISVGSCSEVSLPGKISDADIRSLNASIQAPSGLEEPCFLKRLPTGNIGISFTPREIGEHTVSVKKMGYHITNSPFKINVCEREVGDAKKVIVSGAALQEGKTHVENTFTVDTRNAGFGGLSLSIEGPSKAEIQCKDNSDGTLNISYKPTEPGYYIINLKFADHHVNGSPYTVKVTGEGTNRQREKIQRQRDAVPVTEVGSKCRLTFKMPGITSFDLGATVTSPGGVTEAAEINEVQDGLYAVHFVPKELGVHTVSVKYKDIHIPGSPFQFTVGPYRDHGAHLVKAGGQGLERGEQGELNEFNVWTREAGSGQLAISVEGPSKAEINFTDRKDGSCDVSYKVSEPGEYRIGLKFNDQHVPDSPFKVYISPAVGDAHLLEVIQFPEGHIQADKPSQFLVRRNGAKGDLDAKIIGPSGHEDDCFVQIIDMEEYSVRFMPRENGIHKIHAKFNGVHIPGSPFSVKVGKDTADPAAVHATGNGLQDVKTGVKTDFIIDTCNAGVGTLAVNIDGPSKVSMDCTEVEEGYKVRYTPLAPGDYYISIKYNNHHIVGSPFKVLSKGEYIKHRDLADIGGVETSSVLVETTLKTGKAGAQKGPILPKFKSDASKVVSKGMGLKKAYLGKQNQFTVSAQDAGTNILFVGVHGPKGPCEEVFIKHQGRNQYNVNYLVRERGDYLIIVKWGDDHIPGSPFKVDV, from the exons ATGCCAAGTGGAAACATCGACAAGCCCATAATCGAAGACAACCATGACGGAACCGTAACCATCAAGTATGAACCGAGGGAGGAGGGTCTGCACGAGCTGGCCGTCAAATTCAACGGTGAACACGTTCAAGGATCACCCTATAAAATCCACGTGGACTCCGTCAGCTCAGGCTACGTGACCGCCTATGGCCCAGGTCTCACCCATGGTGTTACGGGAGAACCCAGCAACTTCACGATATCCACGAAAGGTGCTGGTGCCGGTGGACTCTCGATGGCTGTTGAAGGCCCCAGTAAGGCGGAGATAAACTGCAAGGACAACAAAGACGGCACAGTGTCCGTGTCGTACCTTCCCACTGCCCCTGGAGAATACAAGGTCTCCGTAAGATTCGGTGATAAGCACATCAAAGGCTCCCCCTTCGTCGCTAAGATAACTGGAGAGGGTAGGAAGAGGAATCAGATTTCGGTCGGTTCTTGCAGCGAGGTATCACTGCCAGGAAAAATTTCGGACGCTGACATCAGGTCTTTGAACGCTTCCATCCAAGCTCCAAGTGGGTTGGAGGAACCATGCTTCCTGAAGAGGCTACCCACCGGGAACATAGGAATCTCGTTCACCCCCAGAGAAATAGGCGAACACACGGTGTCCGTCAAGAAAATGGGATACCACATCACGAATTCACCCTTCAAGATCAACGTCTGCGAACGCGAGGTGGGAGATGCGAAGAAAGTTATTGTTTCCGGAGCAGCCCTTCAAGAAGGGAAAACCCACGTGGAGAACACCTTCACCGTCGATACCAGAAACGCCG GATTTGGTGGTCTTTCACTCTCCATCGAAGGACCAAGTAAGGCTGAGATTCAATGCAAGGATAACTCAGACGGAACCCTGAACATCTCTTACAAACCTACAGAACCTGGATATTACATCATCAACTTGAAATTCGCCGACCACCACGTGAATGGTTCACCTTACACTGTTAAG GTAACTGGAGAAGGTACCAACAGACAGCGTGAAAAGATTCAAAGACAAAGGGACGCCGTTCCAGTTACAGAAGTTGGTAGTAAATGTAGATTAACATTCAAGATGCCAG GTATAACATCATTCGATCTTGGTGCCACTGTAACGTCTCCGGGTGGTGTCACAGAAGCTGCTGAAATAAACGAGGTCCAAGACGGACTTTACGCAGTACACTTTGTACCCAAAGAGTTGGGAGTCCACACAGTTTCCGTTAAATACAAGGACATCCATATTCCAG GATCTCCATTCCAGTTTACAGTGGGACCATACAGGGACCACGGTGCGCACTTGGTAAAGGCTGGAGGTCAAGGTTTGGAAAGGGGTGAACAGGGCGAACTCAACGAGTTCAACGTGTGGACCAGAGAGGCTGGAAGTGGCCAGCTGGCCATATCCGTCGAAGGTCCAAGCAAGGCTGAAATCAACTTCACAGATCGAAAAGACGGGTCTTGCGATGTTTCGTACAAAGTTTCCGAACCTG GTGAATACAGAATTGGTCTGAAATTCAACGACCAGCACGTACCCGATTCGCCCTTCAAGGTGTACATCTCACCGGCAGTGGGCGATGCCCATTTACTGGAGGTTATCCAATTTCCCGAAGGCCATATTCAAGCCGATAAGCCGTCACAGTTTTTGGTACGAAGAAATGGAGCGAAAGGAGATTTGGATGCAAAG ATCATTGGGCCCTCCGGTCATGAGGATGACTGCTTCGTGCAAATTATAGATATGGAAGAATACTCTGTCCGGTTTATGCCCCGTGAAAATGGCATCCACAAAATCCATGCTAAATTCAATGGGGTACATATTCCGGGCAGTCCCTTCAGTGTCAAGGTTGGAAAAGACACCGCTGATCCAGCTGCAGTGCACGCAACAGGAAATGGTTTACAAGACGTAAAAACAG gaGTGAAAACCGATTTTATCATCGACACATGCAATGCTGGTGTTGGTACTTTAGCTGTGAACATTGATGGTCCCAGCAAAGTATCTATGGATTGTACAGAAGTTGAGGAAGGCTACAAAGTTCGCTACACTCCCTTGGCACCCGGTGATTACTACATAAGTATAAAATACAACAACCATCATATTGTAGGATCACCTTTCAAGGTCCTCAGCAAAg GTGAATACATAAAACATAGGGATCTTGCTGACATAGGAGGTGTGGAAACATCGTCTGTACTAGTAGAAACTACATTGAAAACTGGAAAAGCTGGTGCTCAAAAAGGACCTATTCTACCTAAGTTCAAAAGCGACGCTTCAAAGGTTGTATCGAAGGGAATGGGCTTGAAGAAGGCTTATCTTGGCAAACAAAATCAATTTACAGTATCAGCTCAAGACGCAG gcaCCAATATTCTTTTTGTGGGTGTACACGGACCTAAAGGTCCTTGTGAGGAGGTATTCATCAAACATCAAGGCCGCAACCAGTACAACGTGAACTACCTTGTCAGAGAGAGGGGAGATTATCTCATTATAGTCAAATGGGGCGATGATCATATTCCTGGATCTCCTTTCAAAGTAGATGTATAA